Proteins from a genomic interval of Microbacterium abyssi:
- a CDS encoding DUF998 domain-containing protein: MTDQQAAPANLQSQESLSLGLAVVAFIIGALVALPVFQLQRVPISGDGSIGQYAAIAGAVVAVLAFIAGRYVVRDRGARIGVLDVIDVGALCLAHAIIALLSWTLLAVILERGFLGAEVYPLSTVLLAGAACAVTAYVSFLSATRMGLSLLALVLAAFLIQGVLASTLTASDPNWWKENLSALGMTDDLSAFAFNLTLIVAGVLVTALARAATRGIPNPNPRGTGRVRICLIIVGIFLGLVGVFPVDRFFAIHNTVASGMAVTFAIMVVMLHRWMPTMPRAFVMLGWLFVGVIVVLAVFFATGFYTLTAVELVAGILVFTWIILFIRNAAALEADATT, from the coding sequence ATGACCGACCAGCAAGCGGCTCCGGCAAATCTGCAGTCGCAGGAATCCCTCTCGCTCGGGCTCGCGGTCGTCGCATTCATCATCGGCGCCCTCGTCGCGCTCCCGGTGTTCCAGCTGCAGCGGGTGCCCATCTCCGGCGACGGCTCGATCGGCCAGTACGCGGCGATCGCCGGTGCGGTCGTGGCTGTCCTCGCCTTCATCGCCGGACGGTACGTCGTCCGCGACCGCGGCGCGCGGATCGGCGTGCTCGACGTGATCGACGTCGGTGCCCTCTGCCTCGCGCACGCGATCATCGCCCTGCTGTCCTGGACGCTGCTCGCGGTGATCCTGGAGCGAGGATTCCTCGGCGCCGAGGTGTACCCGCTGTCGACGGTCCTCCTCGCAGGTGCGGCCTGCGCGGTCACGGCCTACGTGAGCTTCCTCTCCGCAACCCGGATGGGCCTGTCGCTGCTCGCCCTCGTGCTGGCTGCCTTCCTCATCCAAGGGGTCCTCGCCAGCACGCTGACCGCTAGCGACCCGAACTGGTGGAAAGAGAACCTGAGTGCGCTGGGCATGACCGACGACCTGTCGGCGTTCGCGTTCAACCTGACCCTCATCGTCGCGGGCGTGCTCGTCACGGCCCTCGCCAGAGCCGCGACCCGCGGCATCCCGAACCCCAACCCTCGCGGCACCGGCCGGGTCCGCATCTGCCTCATCATCGTCGGGATCTTCCTGGGCCTGGTCGGCGTCTTCCCCGTCGACAGGTTCTTCGCGATCCACAACACGGTCGCGTCCGGGATGGCGGTGACGTTCGCGATCATGGTCGTCATGCTCCATCGATGGATGCCGACGATGCCGCGGGCCTTCGTGATGCTCGGGTGGTTGTTCGTCGGCGTGATCGTCGTGCTGGCGGTGTTCTTCGCCACCGGCTTCTACACGCTCACCGCGGTCGAGCTGGTCGCCGGGATCCTCGTGTTCACCTGGATCATCCTGTTCATCCGCAATGCGGCAGCGCTCGAGGCGGATGCCACGACCTGA
- a CDS encoding GAP family protein, whose product MRTVLWELVPIALGVIASPLAVMALLGVLLSKDSRRTGLAYLTGWTIAVIVSFLFWYVIFVVSAVGEPREPALWVRLLHLLLAIGLGTGAVLTYRRARTVLTRIAAARTPDEIAAATPQLPGILRSATQFTPTRALVVGGGIFLLNPLNISLVIAAALEIALSSLPSVQRVWLIAGFIVAAAAPVAVPVSVVLIRGEKADPLLDRLRAWVVRNNGMLSAGLLLVVAVLQLGKALDGVLGTM is encoded by the coding sequence GTGAGGACCGTGCTGTGGGAGCTCGTCCCGATCGCTCTCGGGGTGATCGCGAGTCCACTCGCCGTCATGGCCCTCCTCGGGGTGCTCCTCTCGAAGGACTCCCGTCGCACCGGCCTGGCATACCTCACGGGGTGGACGATCGCAGTCATCGTGTCGTTCCTGTTCTGGTACGTGATCTTCGTGGTGTCGGCGGTCGGCGAGCCCAGGGAACCGGCACTGTGGGTGCGGCTCCTGCATCTGCTCCTCGCGATCGGTCTCGGCACCGGTGCGGTGCTGACCTATCGTCGGGCGAGGACTGTGCTCACGCGGATCGCCGCCGCACGCACGCCGGACGAGATCGCCGCCGCGACGCCGCAGCTGCCCGGCATCCTGCGATCCGCCACCCAGTTCACGCCGACGCGTGCGCTCGTCGTCGGGGGCGGGATCTTCCTGCTCAACCCGCTGAACATCTCGCTGGTCATCGCCGCGGCGCTCGAGATCGCACTTTCCTCGCTGCCTTCGGTGCAGAGAGTCTGGCTGATCGCGGGGTTCATCGTGGCGGCTGCCGCGCCGGTCGCCGTGCCGGTCTCCGTCGTACTGATCCGGGGCGAGAAGGCGGACCCCCTGCTGGATCGTCTGAGGGCTTGGGTCGTGCGCAACAACGGCATGCTCAGTGCCGGGTTGCTTCTCGTCGTCGCCGTCCTCCAGCTCGGGAAGGCACTCGACGGCGTGCTCGGGACGATGTGA
- a CDS encoding acetyl/propionyl/methylcrotonyl-CoA carboxylase subunit alpha, giving the protein MPIEKVLIANRGEIAVRIIRAARDSGISSVAVYADQDRDALHTRLADEAYALGGETSATTYLQIEKILSIARRSGADAVHPGYGFLAENADFARAVIAAGITWIGPSPDAIESLGDKVTARHVAEKVGAPLAPGTPGPVETADEVIAFAKEHGLPIAIKAAYGGGGRGLKVARELDEVAEQFESATREAVAAFGRGECFVEKYLDKPRHVETQCLADAEGNVVVISTRDCSLQRRHQKLVEEAPAPFLTEEQNRQLYAASKAILKEVGYVGAGTCEFLIGADGTVSFLEVNTRLQVEHPVSEEITGIDLVREQFRIAAGGTIDYDDPTPSGHSFEFRINGEDPGRGFLPQPGPIHVFKTFGGPGIRLDSGVTAGDSVSGAFDSLLAKIIVTGKSREEALERARRALDEFEVAGLPTVLPFHRKVVRDAAFTAESGEFGVYTRWIETEFDNDIPAWDGELESPTAAESRHTVVVEVAGKRLEVSLPDRVTVAAGTAGRPAAVPPSRRSHATTASAGASGDAVKSPMQATVVKIAVEEGQQVVKGDLVVVLEAMKMEQPMQAHKDGVIGNINADAGSTVAAGHQLLTIS; this is encoded by the coding sequence ATGCCCATCGAGAAGGTGCTCATCGCCAACCGCGGAGAGATCGCCGTACGCATCATCCGTGCCGCTCGCGATTCCGGGATCTCCTCGGTCGCCGTCTACGCAGACCAGGACCGCGACGCGCTGCACACGAGGCTCGCGGACGAGGCATACGCTCTCGGCGGCGAGACGAGCGCGACCACCTACCTGCAGATCGAGAAGATCCTCTCGATCGCCCGTCGCTCCGGTGCCGACGCCGTGCACCCCGGCTACGGCTTCCTCGCCGAGAACGCCGATTTCGCCCGTGCCGTGATCGCCGCCGGCATCACCTGGATCGGCCCGTCACCCGACGCCATCGAGTCACTCGGCGACAAGGTCACCGCCCGCCACGTCGCCGAGAAGGTCGGCGCGCCGCTCGCCCCCGGCACTCCGGGCCCTGTCGAGACAGCCGACGAGGTCATCGCGTTCGCGAAGGAGCACGGCCTGCCGATCGCGATCAAGGCCGCGTACGGCGGCGGCGGACGAGGCCTGAAGGTCGCCCGCGAGCTCGACGAGGTCGCGGAGCAGTTCGAGTCGGCCACCCGTGAGGCCGTCGCCGCCTTCGGCCGCGGTGAGTGCTTCGTCGAGAAGTATCTCGACAAGCCGCGTCACGTCGAGACCCAGTGTCTGGCGGATGCCGAAGGCAACGTCGTCGTCATCTCGACGCGCGACTGCTCGCTGCAGCGCCGCCACCAGAAGCTCGTCGAAGAGGCGCCGGCGCCGTTCCTCACCGAGGAGCAGAACCGCCAGCTGTACGCGGCGTCCAAGGCGATCCTCAAGGAGGTCGGCTACGTGGGCGCCGGCACCTGCGAGTTCCTCATCGGCGCCGACGGCACCGTGTCGTTCCTCGAGGTCAACACCCGCCTGCAGGTCGAGCATCCGGTCTCCGAGGAGATCACCGGCATCGACCTGGTGCGCGAGCAGTTCCGCATCGCCGCGGGCGGCACCATCGACTACGACGACCCGACCCCGAGCGGTCACTCGTTCGAGTTCCGCATCAACGGCGAGGACCCGGGTCGCGGTTTCCTCCCCCAGCCCGGCCCCATCCACGTCTTCAAGACCTTCGGCGGTCCCGGCATCCGACTCGATTCGGGCGTCACCGCCGGCGACTCGGTCTCCGGCGCCTTCGACTCGCTGCTGGCGAAGATCATCGTCACGGGCAAGAGCCGCGAGGAGGCGCTGGAGCGCGCCCGCCGCGCTCTCGACGAGTTCGAGGTCGCCGGGCTCCCGACCGTCCTGCCGTTCCACCGCAAGGTCGTTCGGGATGCCGCGTTCACCGCCGAGAGCGGCGAGTTCGGCGTCTACACCCGCTGGATCGAGACCGAGTTCGACAACGACATCCCGGCCTGGGACGGCGAACTGGAGTCGCCCACCGCCGCCGAGAGCCGGCACACGGTCGTCGTCGAGGTCGCAGGCAAGCGCCTCGAGGTGAGCCTGCCCGATCGCGTGACGGTCGCCGCCGGCACAGCCGGCCGCCCCGCCGCCGTCCCGCCGTCGCGCCGCAGCCACGCCACCACAGCCTCGGCCGGAGCCTCCGGCGACGCCGTGAAGTCGCCGATGCAGGCCACCGTCGTCAAGATCGCCGTCGAGGAGGGCCAGCAGGTCGTCAAGGGCGACCTCGTGGTGGTGCTCGAGGCGATGAAGATGGAGCAGCCGATGCAGGCGCACAAGGACGGCGTCATCGGCAACATCAACGCGGATGCCGGGAGCACTGTCGCGGCCGGTCACCAGCTGCTGACCATCAGCTGA
- a CDS encoding Maf family protein, which produces MQVCLASTSPARLMLLRQAGIEPLTRAPETDEDAVTAQAATERGGDLPPDELVLLLARAKAADVAVRVAADEPAFDGIVIGGDSMFALGGRVYGKPYTAEEATRRWRDMRGATGILHSGHSVFRLQPGHEPREATAVAEASVTFADDITDEEIAAYVASGEPLHVAGAFTVDSLGGAFITRVDGDPSTVVGMSLSTIRRLARQLDVPWTDLWS; this is translated from the coding sequence ATGCAGGTCTGTCTCGCCTCCACTTCGCCTGCCCGCCTGATGCTGCTGCGACAGGCGGGCATCGAACCGCTCACGCGCGCCCCCGAGACCGACGAGGATGCCGTGACCGCCCAGGCTGCCACCGAACGCGGCGGCGATCTTCCACCGGACGAGCTCGTGCTGCTGCTCGCCCGTGCCAAGGCCGCCGATGTCGCGGTCCGGGTCGCGGCCGATGAACCGGCATTCGACGGCATCGTGATCGGCGGCGACTCGATGTTCGCCCTCGGTGGCCGCGTCTACGGCAAGCCGTACACAGCTGAGGAGGCGACCAGGCGCTGGCGCGACATGCGCGGTGCGACCGGCATCCTGCATTCCGGCCACTCCGTCTTCCGGCTGCAGCCCGGGCACGAGCCGCGCGAGGCGACCGCCGTCGCCGAAGCGTCCGTGACCTTCGCGGATGACATCACCGACGAGGAGATCGCCGCGTACGTCGCCAGCGGCGAACCGCTTCACGTCGCCGGCGCGTTCACCGTCGACAGCCTCGGCGGCGCGTTCATCACGCGAGTCGACGGCGACCCCTCCACGGTCGTAGGCATGTCGCTGTCGACCATCCGTCGCCTGGCACGGCAGCTCGACGTGCCGTGGACGGATCTGTGGTCGTAG
- a CDS encoding class I SAM-dependent RNA methyltransferase, with translation MASSASALLDLDITGIAHGGTFIARHEGRVVFVSDAIPGERVRARITDDAKASFWRAETVEVLDASPHRRPHVWPEADVSLDPDERAGGADLGHIDLDHQRVLKRQVLDEALDKFAGGGLEAPEVAAVDDSDGTGWRTRVSLHVDAEGVVGPYAARSHRVIPVRSLPLARPRVAAEALSLRNAKQGRIDLVESADGEVHVLRRPERGKRPAARVISERVGERSFRVDADGFWQVHPHAASTLDAAVRAALAGRVDPEATHLDLYGGVGLLASSLAAAGATDIVTVESSRAATAHAQENLADLDATAVTARVDRYLAGLPDGARAGAVVLDPPRAGAGRAVVEGVHALQPDAVVYVACDPVALARDLATFRGLGWEVGSLQAFDLFPHSHHIEAVALLTR, from the coding sequence ATGGCCTCTTCCGCATCCGCACTGCTCGACCTCGATATCACCGGCATCGCGCACGGCGGCACGTTCATCGCTCGCCACGAGGGCCGAGTGGTGTTCGTCTCGGACGCCATCCCCGGCGAGCGCGTGCGCGCGCGCATCACGGACGACGCGAAGGCATCGTTCTGGCGCGCCGAGACCGTCGAGGTGCTGGATGCCTCCCCGCACCGCCGCCCGCACGTGTGGCCGGAGGCGGACGTCTCCCTGGACCCGGACGAGCGGGCCGGCGGTGCCGACCTCGGTCACATCGACCTCGACCACCAGCGCGTCCTGAAGCGCCAGGTGCTCGACGAGGCGCTCGACAAGTTCGCCGGCGGCGGTCTGGAAGCTCCGGAAGTGGCCGCCGTCGACGACTCCGACGGCACCGGGTGGCGCACGCGCGTCTCGCTGCACGTCGACGCCGAGGGCGTCGTCGGGCCCTACGCTGCCCGCAGCCACCGAGTGATCCCGGTCCGGTCGCTGCCGCTCGCGCGACCACGCGTCGCCGCCGAGGCGCTGTCGCTGCGGAACGCCAAGCAGGGGCGCATCGATCTGGTCGAGTCGGCGGACGGCGAGGTGCACGTGCTGCGGCGTCCGGAGCGCGGCAAGCGCCCCGCCGCGCGGGTGATCTCCGAGCGGGTGGGCGAGCGCTCGTTCCGGGTGGACGCCGACGGCTTCTGGCAGGTGCATCCGCACGCGGCATCCACTCTGGACGCGGCCGTGCGCGCGGCGCTCGCCGGCCGGGTCGACCCGGAGGCCACGCATCTCGACCTCTACGGCGGCGTCGGGCTGCTGGCATCCTCGCTCGCCGCGGCGGGCGCCACCGACATCGTCACGGTCGAGTCCAGCCGGGCTGCTACCGCTCACGCGCAGGAGAACCTCGCCGACCTCGACGCGACCGCAGTGACGGCGCGGGTCGACCGCTACCTCGCGGGGCTCCCGGACGGAGCGCGGGCCGGTGCCGTCGTTCTCGACCCACCGCGCGCGGGCGCCGGGCGCGCGGTGGTCGAAGGTGTCCATGCCCTCCAACCGGATGCCGTCGTCTACGTGGCCTGCGACCCCGTGGCCCTGGCGCGAGACCTCGCAACATTCCGCGGTCTCGGCTGGGAAGTGGGCTCGCTCCAGGCGTTCGACCTGTTCCCGCACTCGCACCACATCGAGGCCGTCGCGCTGCTGACCCGTTGA
- a CDS encoding response regulator: MSTVAFIDDHESVRLGLELACERAGEGTVVFSGSTVGSYLDWRATPGSRPADVVVLDLTLGDGTTVTENVTALVADGASVVIHSVADRPAAVREALAAGAAGVVSKSSALDDVVDAIRTVARGDALNNVEWASAVEGDREFADAQLSVRERDVLRLYAAGLPLKAVAERLGVAYSTAKENITRVRVKYVEVGRPAPTKVDLLRRAMEDGIVSPDGATSVG; the protein is encoded by the coding sequence ATGAGCACTGTCGCGTTCATCGACGATCACGAGTCCGTCCGGCTGGGACTGGAACTCGCGTGCGAGCGCGCCGGCGAGGGGACCGTCGTCTTCTCGGGCAGCACGGTCGGCTCCTACCTCGACTGGCGGGCGACGCCAGGATCGAGGCCCGCCGATGTGGTGGTGCTCGATCTGACCCTGGGCGATGGGACGACCGTCACCGAGAACGTGACAGCTCTCGTCGCCGACGGCGCGAGTGTGGTCATACACAGCGTCGCCGACCGTCCCGCCGCGGTGCGTGAGGCCCTCGCGGCCGGCGCAGCCGGAGTGGTGAGCAAGTCCTCCGCCCTCGACGATGTGGTCGACGCGATCCGCACCGTCGCGCGCGGCGACGCCCTCAACAACGTGGAATGGGCCAGCGCCGTCGAAGGCGACAGGGAGTTCGCCGACGCGCAGCTGTCGGTGCGGGAGCGCGACGTGCTGCGCCTGTATGCGGCGGGCCTCCCGCTGAAGGCCGTCGCAGAGCGGCTCGGCGTCGCGTACTCCACGGCCAAGGAGAACATCACGCGCGTACGGGTGAAGTACGTCGAGGTGGGCCGCCCGGCGCCCACGAAGGTCGACCTGCTCCGCCGGGCCATGGAAGACGGCATCGTCTCCCCCGACGGGGCGACGAGTGTCGGCTGA
- a CDS encoding ATP-binding protein, protein MSADAALREAWGRIPSPGTADTAFERFTGKRMERILATVVAIGSAILGAQALISAIGGMTERTSGVQIMLLVAVYVPLVGMLVACAIGRGVRVAGGAFAIVYVVALAMWPFVLESDGAKESQPWIFFLVNVGVVAALLAFPIWAQLVWALGVPLVYGYVRLVEGEFTATFWTTTAFDVSFTIILGLVIIALGWMFRSVAAGVDEARGKAVASYASAAAAAAAEEERVAMAALMHDSVLAALLAAERADSDRARDLAVAMAREALTRLANTEAAVAQEGSDDPVGTALIVAELRRALSELGADAIVEERGSAGLVPGKAARAIVLAARQAIGNAIAHAQGRGLHIVAEGDGDDSVTVTVIDTGPGFDMASIGEDRLGIRASILARMAAVAGSATVDSDSTGTRIVLGWERT, encoded by the coding sequence GTGTCGGCTGACGCCGCGCTGCGCGAGGCGTGGGGGCGGATCCCATCACCGGGTACCGCGGACACCGCGTTCGAACGATTCACCGGAAAGCGGATGGAGCGCATCCTCGCCACCGTCGTGGCGATCGGCTCCGCGATCCTGGGCGCTCAGGCGCTCATCTCCGCGATCGGGGGCATGACCGAGCGCACCTCCGGCGTGCAGATCATGCTGCTGGTGGCCGTCTACGTGCCGCTGGTGGGGATGCTGGTCGCGTGCGCCATCGGACGCGGTGTGCGTGTGGCCGGCGGTGCCTTCGCGATCGTCTACGTGGTCGCTCTCGCAATGTGGCCGTTCGTGCTCGAGTCCGACGGTGCCAAGGAGAGCCAGCCGTGGATCTTCTTCCTGGTCAACGTCGGCGTCGTCGCGGCGCTGCTGGCGTTCCCGATCTGGGCGCAGCTGGTCTGGGCGCTCGGGGTGCCGTTGGTCTACGGCTACGTGCGCCTCGTCGAGGGGGAGTTCACCGCCACGTTCTGGACGACCACGGCGTTCGACGTGTCGTTCACCATCATCCTGGGGCTCGTCATCATCGCGCTCGGCTGGATGTTCCGCTCCGTCGCCGCCGGGGTCGACGAGGCCCGCGGGAAGGCCGTCGCCTCCTACGCCTCGGCGGCGGCAGCCGCGGCGGCCGAAGAGGAGCGGGTCGCGATGGCCGCACTCATGCACGACAGCGTGCTGGCCGCGCTGCTGGCCGCGGAGCGCGCCGACTCCGACCGGGCGAGGGATCTCGCCGTCGCGATGGCCAGGGAGGCGCTCACCCGGCTGGCGAACACCGAGGCCGCGGTCGCCCAGGAGGGCAGCGACGACCCGGTCGGCACCGCGCTCATCGTCGCCGAGCTTCGCAGGGCGCTGTCCGAACTCGGCGCCGACGCGATCGTCGAGGAGCGGGGCTCCGCCGGCCTCGTTCCCGGTAAGGCCGCGCGGGCCATCGTGCTCGCGGCTCGGCAGGCGATCGGCAACGCGATCGCCCATGCGCAGGGCAGAGGGCTGCACATCGTCGCGGAGGGCGACGGGGATGACAGCGTCACCGTCACCGTGATCGACACCGGCCCCGGCTTCGACATGGCGTCGATCGGCGAGGACCGGCTCGGCATCCGCGCCTCGATCCTGGCCAGGATGGCGGCTGTCGCAGGCAGCGCGACGGTCGACTCGGATTCGACGGGCACGCGGATCGTGCTCGGATGGGAGCGCACGTGA
- a CDS encoding ROK family transcriptional regulator — translation MGDFNQSVILETIRRSGEGLSRTELVDATGLSAQTVTNITRRLLDDGIVEEAGRTIQGPGKPRTTLRLNAGSRLSIGVHLDPAVMTFVLLDLAGTVVGRRTRRTPATDARRIISAMAETIDTLIDRSGVSRDLITGIGVATPGPLDAERGTVIDPPKLHSWHRVPLRDALAEATGFRVTLEKDTTAAAAAELWTGDVPPDGSFLFVYLGIGIGAALVLDGEVVRGASRNVGEVGHIIIDPDGPECGCGKRGCVEVVCTPQAIVEHAERVGVFADDRVGSDPEAVDERYSALCDLANDGDHAARGVLDESAAHLSVLISVLTNMLDVDRVVLGGPFWSRVCARHLALLPRLLDRQSATRAVRDLPVVGTVVGDDVGAIGAGCVVLDEVLSPRASALFLDS, via the coding sequence ATGGGGGACTTCAACCAGTCCGTCATCCTCGAGACGATCCGCCGCTCAGGCGAAGGCCTGAGCAGGACAGAGCTCGTCGACGCCACAGGCCTGTCCGCGCAGACCGTGACGAACATCACCCGTCGGCTCCTCGACGACGGCATCGTGGAAGAGGCCGGCCGGACGATCCAGGGCCCCGGGAAGCCCCGCACCACGCTGCGACTGAACGCGGGCAGCCGACTGTCGATCGGTGTGCACCTCGACCCCGCGGTCATGACGTTCGTGCTGCTCGATCTCGCGGGCACAGTCGTGGGCCGCCGTACCCGCCGCACGCCGGCCACCGACGCGCGTCGCATCATCAGCGCGATGGCGGAGACGATCGACACGCTCATCGACCGCTCCGGTGTGTCCCGCGACCTCATCACCGGCATCGGCGTTGCGACGCCGGGTCCGCTCGACGCCGAGCGCGGCACCGTGATCGATCCGCCGAAGCTCCATTCCTGGCACCGCGTGCCCCTTCGTGATGCGCTCGCCGAGGCTACCGGGTTCCGCGTGACGCTCGAGAAGGACACCACGGCGGCCGCCGCAGCAGAACTGTGGACGGGCGACGTGCCGCCGGACGGATCGTTCCTGTTCGTCTATCTCGGAATCGGCATCGGCGCGGCGCTCGTGCTCGATGGCGAGGTCGTGCGCGGGGCTTCGCGCAACGTCGGCGAGGTGGGGCACATCATCATCGACCCGGACGGACCCGAATGCGGATGCGGGAAGCGCGGCTGCGTCGAAGTCGTGTGCACTCCTCAGGCGATCGTGGAGCACGCCGAACGGGTGGGGGTGTTCGCCGATGACAGGGTCGGCAGCGACCCCGAAGCCGTCGATGAGCGATACAGCGCCCTGTGCGATCTCGCGAACGACGGCGACCACGCCGCACGCGGGGTGCTCGATGAGTCGGCGGCGCACCTTTCCGTTCTGATCTCCGTGCTCACCAACATGCTCGACGTCGACCGGGTGGTCCTTGGCGGGCCGTTCTGGTCGCGAGTCTGCGCACGCCACCTCGCGCTGCTGCCTCGGCTGCTCGATCGGCAGAGTGCCACGCGCGCCGTGCGCGACCTGCCGGTCGTCGGGACCGTCGTCGGCGACGACGTCGGCGCGATCGGTGCGGGATGCGTCGTGCTCGACGAGGTGCTCTCGCCACGAGCATCCGCTCTCTTCCTCGACTCCTGA